One genomic window of Numida meleagris isolate 19003 breed g44 Domestic line chromosome 1, NumMel1.0, whole genome shotgun sequence includes the following:
- the LOC110397807 gene encoding alpha-2-macroglobulin-like protein 1 isoform X2: protein MVVFPAVIHRSQEEKLCIHLSSLTEAVHLAVNLEVENQNQTLVEQDVEKPGTFECISFKVPKLLSSEKDSSATQSEEVVFLHVLIHSSDNMYFEGYKKVLLKPQENIILVETDKAIYKPGETVKFRIVILDDDLMVIKNEFLQIWLQDPEYNRIAEWLNVKSRHGIVDLSFPLASEAALGNYTISVQQGMAQKIFSVEEYELTRFELKIEHPPFISTEDEEFHLKSCGKYTYGKPVQGKIDITFITFLQFEMNDFSNSSEMRKQQSWTDENGCANFTVKTKALELNELDNYIYVVGQMEEIGTGAQTMDLSRISIVTRMKSIEFINLHPFYKRGLPYTGQMYCHSYYSPLQNEIVYLTIDVNDEKTHLSFLTDEEGKVNFSLNTTSWNSSLVSLKGAYNLGNVTTGNYGQNTGIEESFHWLKPFYSESNSFLEIKARNDVMPCDQEQEVQVDYILDLNKLSSETDHIDFYYMMIAKGRILSSGEKQVPILQHENLRGSFSLTVTIGHDFLPDIKLLVYTVFLDGEVVADEEEFQVASCFRHKVELEFSSRQEVPGSKVSLNLKAAPGSLCSVQSVDKSVLLMKNDTLTAVTLYKKFFDDSFTIGGRGFPYHLEDFDAYPCLPQQSGKKTQMGAPWYQSDADVFHLFKLLRMKILTNTKIKKPVSCVQKNFKRKMLSNKDSFMDNVALANLVPQSDDTKKPKPRTHFPETWIWDLVPVSDEGQASLQVTVPDTITEWNANTFCVADTGFGLSHLTTLRVFQPFFVDLSLPYSVTQGEIFSLKATVFNYLKDCIQVRTTLTETPELKVDACPGCQFTSCLCANEAKTFVWNVTATRLGKVNVTVSSVAEDSHNLCDNRVAVTPLQGETDIVIKPLLVKPGGILQEKTQNAFLCATDNTVSEEFSLTLPAETLEGSGRATFSVIGDIMGPALQNLDQLLEMPFGCGEQNMVQFAPNIFILQYLKKTKQLDPEIEDTALYFLRTGYQRQLLYKHDDGSYSAFGKSDTQGNTWLTAFVARSFGQASSHIYINKDHMQDAVLWLQKHQLSNGCFQSVGKLFNNDLKGGVDDTLSLTAYVTAALLELQLEKNYTMLDNALHCLKNVKFDETSLYVKALMAYVFTLTEDVEMRQELLDKLDKETAEHLTSNSTSEESSSMIEIVAYILLAHVSKPDFSVNESAVSKLVRWLSKQRNARGGFASTQDTVVSLQALARYAALIPHETRDVKVSVKGKEASPLEFHVHKNNKLVLHQASLLEVPGIYTVQATGSGCVYIQSTLYYNTPPPKTEVVFLLDVETVTRECDGVRKQFDIHISVRLKEDHEVRAKAWESKGTHWQWLR, encoded by the exons ATGGTGGTGTTCCCTGCTGTCATTCACCGTTCCCAAGAGGAGAAGCTCTGTATTCATCTCAGCTCCCTGACTGAGGCTGTCCACCTGGCTGTCAACTTGGAAGTGGAAAACCAGAATCAAACACTGGTGGAACAGGATGTGGAGAAGCCAGGCACTTTTGAGTGCATCAGTTTCAAG GTGCCAAAGTTACTTTCCTCGGAAAAAGATTCTTCAGCTACACAA TCAGAAgaggttgtttttcttcatgtccTGATACACAGCAGTGACAATATGTACTTTGAGGGTTACAAGAAGGTTCTGCTCAAACCCCAGGAGAATATAATTCTGGTAGAGACAGACAAGGCCATCTACAAACCTGGAGAAACAG tgaaatttcgAATCGTAATCCTTGATGACGACCTTATGGTCATTAAAAATGAG TTTCTCCAGATATGGTTGCAG GATCCTGAATATAACCGTATTGCTGAATGGCTGAATGTAAAGTCAAGACATGGCATTGTGGATCTGTCCTTCCCCCTGGCCTCTGAAGCAGCCCTTGGGAATTATACCATCTCAGTGCAGCAAGGCATGGctcaaaaaatattcagtgttgaAGAATATG AGTTGACGAGGTTTGAATTAAAGATTGAGCACCCTCCCTTCATCAGTACAGAGGATGAGGAATTTCATCTCAAGTCATGTGGCAA GTATACCTATGGAAAGCCTGTTCAAGGGAAAATAGATATTACTTTTATCACATTTTTACAGTTTGAAATGAATGATTTCTCAAATTCTTCTGAGATGAGGAAACAACAGAGCTGG ACAGACGAGAATGGCTGCGCTAATTTTACAGTAAAGACAAAGGCTCTGGAATTAAATGAATTGGACAACTACATATATGTGGTAGGACAAATGGAGGAAATTGGAACAG GAGCACAGACCATGGATTTATCTAGAATTTCTATTGTGACAAGAATGAAATCTATAGAGTTTATCAATCTCCATCCATTCTACAAACGTGGACTACCATATACAGGGCAG ATGTACTGCCACAGTTATTACTCTCCCCTCCAAAATGAAATAGTCTACCTAACGATTGATGTAAATGATGAGAAGACACACCTGTCATTCCTCACAGATGAGGAAGGGAAAGTCAACTTTTCACTGAATACCACCAGCTGGAACAGCTCACTGGTTTCACTGAAG GGCGCATACAATCTTGGAAATGTCACCACGGGCAATTATGGGCAGAACACAGGGATTGAGGAGAGCTTCCACTGGCTGAAACCTTTCTACTCTGAGAGCAACAGCTTCCTTGAGATCAAGGCCAGGAATGATGTGATGCCCTGTGATCAAGAGCAGGAAGTGCAAGTGGACTATATCCTTGACCTGAATAAACTCAGCTCTGAAACAGACCACATTGATTTCTACTATATG ATGATAGCAAAAGGCAGGATCCTTTCCAGTGGAGAGAAGCAAGTGCCAATCCTCCAGCATGAGA ATCTGCGCGGCTCCTTCTCGTTAACTGTAACAATTGGCCATGACTTCCTGCCTGACATCAAGCTTCTAGTGTACACAGTCTTCTTGGATGGAGAAGTGGTGGCTGATGAGGAAGAGTTTCAAGTTGCCAGCTGCTTTAGACACAAG GTGGAACTGGAGTTCTCAAGCAGGCAGGAAGTCCCAGGGTCAAAAGTCAGTCTGAATCTCAAAGCTGCTCCAGgatccctctgctctgtccaGTCTGTTGACAAAAGTGTCCTCCTGATGAAGAACGATACCCTAACAGCAGTCACA ctgtATAAGAAGTTCTTCGATGACAGTTTTACAATTGGAGGACGAGGGTTCCCTTATCACCTGGAAGACTTTGATGCATACCCTTGCCTGCCCCAGCAATCCGGTAAAAAGACTCAGATGGGAGCACCATGGTACCAAAGTGAtgctgatgtttttcatttgtttaag TTATTGCGCATGAAAATATTAACCAATACTAAAATCAAGAAACCAGTTTCCTGTGTGCAAAAAAACTTTAAGAGAAAGATGTTGTCCAACAAAGACAGCTTTATGG ACAATGTTGCTCTTGCCAATCTTGTACCTCAGTCAGATGACACAAAGAAGCCCAAACCACGGACACATTTCCCAGAAACTTGGATTTGGGATTTGGTGCCTGTCAG CGATGAAGGGCAAGCATCTCTCCAAGTTACTGTACCTGACACTATTACAGAATGGAATGCCAATACCTTCTGTGTTGCTGATACTGGCTTTGGGCTCTCTCATTTAACTACACTTAGGGTCTtccagcctttctttgtagatCTGTCGCTGCCATACTCTGTGACCCAAGGAGAGATTTTCAGCCTGAAGGCCACTGTCTTCAACTACCTCAAGGACTGTATCCAA GTGCGCACCACCCTCACAGAGACTCCAGAACTAAAGGTGGATGCCTGTCCAGGCTGCCAGTTCACCAGCTGCCTCTGTGCCAATGAAGCAAAAACCTTTGTGTGGAATGTGACAGCCACTAGACTGG GCAAAGTGAATGTCACTGTGAGCAGCGTGGCAGAAGATTCGCATAATCTGTGTGATAACAGGGTTGCTGTGACACCGTTGCAAGGAGAGACAGACATAGTGATAAAACCTTTGCTTGTGAAG CCTGGAGGCATACTACAAGAGAAGACCCAAAATGCCTTTCTCTGTGCTACAG ATAACACAGTCTCTGAAGAATTCTCCCTGACCCTGCCTGCAGAAACACTGGAGGGATCTGGTCGAGCCACTTTCTCTGTGATTG GGGATATCATGGGCCCAGCACTTCAAAATTTAGATCAGCTGCTTGAGATGCCTTTTGGCTGTGGTGAACAGAACATGGTTCAGTTTGCACCAAACATCTTCATACTCCAGTACTTGAAGAAGACTAAACAATTGGACCCAGAAATTGAAGATACAGCACTCTATTTCCTGAGAACTG GTTACCAGCGTCAGCTGCTCTACAAACATGATGATGGCTCCTACAGTGCCTTTGGGAAGTCTGACACCCAGGGCAACACATG GCTGACAGCTTTTGTGGCCAGGTCCTTTGGGCAGGCCAGCTCTCACATTTACATCAATAAAGATCACATGCAGGATGCTGTGCTCTGGCTGCAGAAGCATCAGTTATCCAATGGCTGCTTCCAGAGTGTGGGGAAGCTCTTCAATAATGACTTGAAG GGTGGCGTGGATGATACACTTTCATTAACAGCCTATGTCACTGCTGCCCTTCTGGAGCTCCAACTGGAGAAGAAT TATACAATGCTGGATAATGCCTTACATTGTCTTAAGAATGTTAAATTTGATGAGACCAGCCTTTATGTCAAGGCCTTGATGGCTTATGTCTTCACACTGACCGAGGATGTGGAGATGAGACAGGAGCTCCTGGATAAGTTAGATAAAGAAACTG CAGAGCATCTGACATCAAATTCCACTAGTGAAGAATCTTCTTCTATGATTGAGATAGTAGCCTACATCCTTCTGGCTCATGTCTCCAAACCAGACTTTTCTGTCAATGAAAGTGCAGTCAGCAAGCTTGTGCGCTGGCTCAGTAAACAAAGAAATGCTCGTGGAGGATTTGCTTCCACACAG GATACAGTTGTTAGCCTGCAGGCCCTGGCTCGGTATGCAGCCCTGATTCCTCATGAGACCAGAGATGTAAAGGTGTCAGTGAAAGGCAAAGAGGCTTCTCCACTAGAGTTCCACGTGCACAAAAATAATAAGCTAGTCTTGCATCAAGCATCTCTCCTTGAAGTCCCAGGGATCTACACAGTACAGGCAACTGGCAGTGGCTGTGTCTACATACAG AGTACTCTGTACTATAACACCCCGCCACCAAAAACTGAAGTTGTCTTCCTCCTGGATGTGGAAACAGTAACAAGAGAATGTGATGGTGTCAGGAAACAGTTCGACATCCATATATCTGTTAG ATTGAAAGAAGATCATGAAGTGAGAGCTAAGGCCTGGGAAAGCAAGGGAACACATTGGCAGTGGCTTAGATAG
- the LOC110397807 gene encoding alpha-2-macroglobulin-like protein 1 isoform X5, with protein sequence MVVFPAVIHRSQEEKLCIHLSSLTEAVHLAVNLEVENQNQTLVEQDVEKPGTFECISFKVPKLLSSEKDSSATQSEEVVFLHVLIHSSDNMYFEGYKKVLLKPQENIILVETDKAIYKPGETVKFRIVILDDDLMVIKNEFLQIWLQDPEYNRIAEWLNVKSRHGIVDLSFPLASEAALGNYTISVQQGMAQKIFSVEEYELTRFELKIEHPPFISTEDEEFHLKSCGKYTYGKPVQGKIDITFITFLQFEMNDFSNSSEMRKQQSWTDENGCANFTVKTKALELNELDNYIYVVGQMEEIGTGAQTMDLSRISIVTRMKSIEFINLHPFYKRGLPYTGQMYCHSYYSPLQNEIVYLTIDVNDEKTHLSFLTDEEGKVNFSLNTTSWNSSLVSLKGAYNLGNVTTGNYGQNTGIEESFHWLKPFYSESNSFLEIKARNDVMPCDQEQEVQVDYILDLNKLSSETDHIDFYYMMIAKGRILSSGEKQVPILQHENLRGSFSLTVTIGHDFLPDIKLLVYTVFLDGEVVADEEEFQVASCFRHKVELEFSSRQEVPGSKVSLNLKAAPGSLCSVQSVDKSVLLMKNDTLTAVTLYKKFFDDSFTIGGRGFPYHLEDFDAYPCLPQQSGKKTQMGAPWYQSDADVFHLFKLLRMKILTNTKIKKPVSCVQKNFKRKMLSNKDSFMDNVALANLVPQSDDTKKPKPRTHFPETWIWDLVPVSDEGQASLQVTVPDTITEWNANTFCVADTGFGLSHLTTLRVFQPFFVDLSLPYSVTQGEIFSLKATVFNYLKDCIQVRTTLTETPELKVDACPGCQFTSCLCANEAKTFVWNVTATRLGKVNVTVSSVAEDSHNLCDNRVAVTPLQGETDIVIKPLLVKPGGILQEKTQNAFLCATDNTVSEEFSLTLPAETLEGSGRATFSVIGDIMGPALQNLDQLLEMPFGCGEQNMVQFAPNIFILQYLKKTKQLDPEIEDTALYFLRTGYQRQLLYKHDDGSYSAFGKSDTQGNTWLTAFVARSFGQASSHIYINKDHMQDAVLWLQKHQLSNGCFQSVGKLFNNDLKGGVDDTLSLTAYVTAALLELQLEKNYTMLDNALHCLKNVKFDETSLYVKALMAYVFTLTEDVEMRQELLDKLDKETGMHQS encoded by the exons ATGGTGGTGTTCCCTGCTGTCATTCACCGTTCCCAAGAGGAGAAGCTCTGTATTCATCTCAGCTCCCTGACTGAGGCTGTCCACCTGGCTGTCAACTTGGAAGTGGAAAACCAGAATCAAACACTGGTGGAACAGGATGTGGAGAAGCCAGGCACTTTTGAGTGCATCAGTTTCAAG GTGCCAAAGTTACTTTCCTCGGAAAAAGATTCTTCAGCTACACAA TCAGAAgaggttgtttttcttcatgtccTGATACACAGCAGTGACAATATGTACTTTGAGGGTTACAAGAAGGTTCTGCTCAAACCCCAGGAGAATATAATTCTGGTAGAGACAGACAAGGCCATCTACAAACCTGGAGAAACAG tgaaatttcgAATCGTAATCCTTGATGACGACCTTATGGTCATTAAAAATGAG TTTCTCCAGATATGGTTGCAG GATCCTGAATATAACCGTATTGCTGAATGGCTGAATGTAAAGTCAAGACATGGCATTGTGGATCTGTCCTTCCCCCTGGCCTCTGAAGCAGCCCTTGGGAATTATACCATCTCAGTGCAGCAAGGCATGGctcaaaaaatattcagtgttgaAGAATATG AGTTGACGAGGTTTGAATTAAAGATTGAGCACCCTCCCTTCATCAGTACAGAGGATGAGGAATTTCATCTCAAGTCATGTGGCAA GTATACCTATGGAAAGCCTGTTCAAGGGAAAATAGATATTACTTTTATCACATTTTTACAGTTTGAAATGAATGATTTCTCAAATTCTTCTGAGATGAGGAAACAACAGAGCTGG ACAGACGAGAATGGCTGCGCTAATTTTACAGTAAAGACAAAGGCTCTGGAATTAAATGAATTGGACAACTACATATATGTGGTAGGACAAATGGAGGAAATTGGAACAG GAGCACAGACCATGGATTTATCTAGAATTTCTATTGTGACAAGAATGAAATCTATAGAGTTTATCAATCTCCATCCATTCTACAAACGTGGACTACCATATACAGGGCAG ATGTACTGCCACAGTTATTACTCTCCCCTCCAAAATGAAATAGTCTACCTAACGATTGATGTAAATGATGAGAAGACACACCTGTCATTCCTCACAGATGAGGAAGGGAAAGTCAACTTTTCACTGAATACCACCAGCTGGAACAGCTCACTGGTTTCACTGAAG GGCGCATACAATCTTGGAAATGTCACCACGGGCAATTATGGGCAGAACACAGGGATTGAGGAGAGCTTCCACTGGCTGAAACCTTTCTACTCTGAGAGCAACAGCTTCCTTGAGATCAAGGCCAGGAATGATGTGATGCCCTGTGATCAAGAGCAGGAAGTGCAAGTGGACTATATCCTTGACCTGAATAAACTCAGCTCTGAAACAGACCACATTGATTTCTACTATATG ATGATAGCAAAAGGCAGGATCCTTTCCAGTGGAGAGAAGCAAGTGCCAATCCTCCAGCATGAGA ATCTGCGCGGCTCCTTCTCGTTAACTGTAACAATTGGCCATGACTTCCTGCCTGACATCAAGCTTCTAGTGTACACAGTCTTCTTGGATGGAGAAGTGGTGGCTGATGAGGAAGAGTTTCAAGTTGCCAGCTGCTTTAGACACAAG GTGGAACTGGAGTTCTCAAGCAGGCAGGAAGTCCCAGGGTCAAAAGTCAGTCTGAATCTCAAAGCTGCTCCAGgatccctctgctctgtccaGTCTGTTGACAAAAGTGTCCTCCTGATGAAGAACGATACCCTAACAGCAGTCACA ctgtATAAGAAGTTCTTCGATGACAGTTTTACAATTGGAGGACGAGGGTTCCCTTATCACCTGGAAGACTTTGATGCATACCCTTGCCTGCCCCAGCAATCCGGTAAAAAGACTCAGATGGGAGCACCATGGTACCAAAGTGAtgctgatgtttttcatttgtttaag TTATTGCGCATGAAAATATTAACCAATACTAAAATCAAGAAACCAGTTTCCTGTGTGCAAAAAAACTTTAAGAGAAAGATGTTGTCCAACAAAGACAGCTTTATGG ACAATGTTGCTCTTGCCAATCTTGTACCTCAGTCAGATGACACAAAGAAGCCCAAACCACGGACACATTTCCCAGAAACTTGGATTTGGGATTTGGTGCCTGTCAG CGATGAAGGGCAAGCATCTCTCCAAGTTACTGTACCTGACACTATTACAGAATGGAATGCCAATACCTTCTGTGTTGCTGATACTGGCTTTGGGCTCTCTCATTTAACTACACTTAGGGTCTtccagcctttctttgtagatCTGTCGCTGCCATACTCTGTGACCCAAGGAGAGATTTTCAGCCTGAAGGCCACTGTCTTCAACTACCTCAAGGACTGTATCCAA GTGCGCACCACCCTCACAGAGACTCCAGAACTAAAGGTGGATGCCTGTCCAGGCTGCCAGTTCACCAGCTGCCTCTGTGCCAATGAAGCAAAAACCTTTGTGTGGAATGTGACAGCCACTAGACTGG GCAAAGTGAATGTCACTGTGAGCAGCGTGGCAGAAGATTCGCATAATCTGTGTGATAACAGGGTTGCTGTGACACCGTTGCAAGGAGAGACAGACATAGTGATAAAACCTTTGCTTGTGAAG CCTGGAGGCATACTACAAGAGAAGACCCAAAATGCCTTTCTCTGTGCTACAG ATAACACAGTCTCTGAAGAATTCTCCCTGACCCTGCCTGCAGAAACACTGGAGGGATCTGGTCGAGCCACTTTCTCTGTGATTG GGGATATCATGGGCCCAGCACTTCAAAATTTAGATCAGCTGCTTGAGATGCCTTTTGGCTGTGGTGAACAGAACATGGTTCAGTTTGCACCAAACATCTTCATACTCCAGTACTTGAAGAAGACTAAACAATTGGACCCAGAAATTGAAGATACAGCACTCTATTTCCTGAGAACTG GTTACCAGCGTCAGCTGCTCTACAAACATGATGATGGCTCCTACAGTGCCTTTGGGAAGTCTGACACCCAGGGCAACACATG GCTGACAGCTTTTGTGGCCAGGTCCTTTGGGCAGGCCAGCTCTCACATTTACATCAATAAAGATCACATGCAGGATGCTGTGCTCTGGCTGCAGAAGCATCAGTTATCCAATGGCTGCTTCCAGAGTGTGGGGAAGCTCTTCAATAATGACTTGAAG GGTGGCGTGGATGATACACTTTCATTAACAGCCTATGTCACTGCTGCCCTTCTGGAGCTCCAACTGGAGAAGAAT TATACAATGCTGGATAATGCCTTACATTGTCTTAAGAATGTTAAATTTGATGAGACCAGCCTTTATGTCAAGGCCTTGATGGCTTATGTCTTCACACTGACCGAGGATGTGGAGATGAGACAGGAGCTCCTGGATAAGTTAGATAAAGAAACTG ggatgcacCAATCTTAA